The following coding sequences lie in one Candidatus Nitrospira allomarina genomic window:
- a CDS encoding type IV pilus modification PilV family protein produces MMHERYRLTSCLRDQRGFSLLEVLMALVVVFLALLGFAGYSVVAHTGMTASEKMTRAVTLAQEKLEDVRRDGVPSSLTGTWINREPYGSISGASHHQRTLTIQPHFPISGLHTVKVEVRWDHDAHTTTLTTYLTK; encoded by the coding sequence ATGATGCATGAGAGATATCGACTGACGAGTTGCCTGCGAGATCAACGAGGGTTCTCTTTGTTAGAAGTGCTAATGGCCCTGGTGGTGGTTTTCCTGGCGCTCCTTGGATTTGCAGGCTATTCCGTTGTCGCTCATACCGGCATGACGGCGAGTGAAAAAATGACCAGAGCCGTCACCCTCGCCCAGGAAAAATTGGAAGACGTGCGCCGGGATGGAGTGCCCAGTTCGTTAACCGGTACATGGATTAATAGGGAACCCTATGGCTCAATTTCCGGTGCGAGCCATCATCAACGAACGCTCACGATTCAACCCCATTTTCCAATATCCGGGTTACACACTGTCAAGGTCGAAGTGCGGTGGGATCATGATGCGCATACCACCACACTTACCACTTATCTCACAAAGTAA
- a CDS encoding GspH/FimT family pseudopilin yields MCNRGFTLTELIIVLGIIGVVLMLAQTWLVSQLPHWRLNGAVRQVSSDLLGAKMKAVIERNRQRVFFQDNHRYVLLDDDNNNGKSDPGEHLVARDIQESFRDVMMTATNNPSFLPRGTASSLASITLSNSAGKRIITVSITGRVKVKS; encoded by the coding sequence TTGTGTAACAGAGGTTTTACCCTCACTGAATTAATCATTGTGCTTGGCATTATCGGGGTAGTCTTGATGTTAGCTCAGACCTGGTTGGTATCCCAGTTACCTCATTGGCGATTGAATGGAGCAGTCAGACAGGTGTCCTCTGACCTTTTAGGGGCAAAAATGAAGGCTGTGATTGAACGGAATAGGCAACGAGTTTTCTTTCAGGATAATCATCGGTATGTGTTATTGGATGATGATAATAATAATGGAAAGTCCGACCCGGGCGAACATCTTGTAGCTCGCGATATTCAGGAGAGTTTTCGAGATGTCATGATGACAGCCACCAACAATCCCTCCTTTCTGCCAAGAGGAACGGCGTCCAGTTTAGCTTCTATTACCCTGTCCAATTCAGCCGGAAAACGGATCATTACGGTTAGCATAACCGGACGGGTAAAAGTGAAGTCTTAA
- a CDS encoding prepilin peptidase, with translation MSHWIVWPSVFILGTIIGSFLTVCVHRVPKGQSVVAPRSACPHCGGQICWYDNVPLLSFIWLLGRCRACHAGIPRRYPIIELANGLGYLLVVWRFGLTWPTIVYAGLVSVFLVVAWIDWDHKIIPDVITLPGIVIGFLCASFLLPTGWVNSFIGLLVGGGILLALAWVSPFLFGKEGIGGGDIKFLAMVGAFLGWQQAILTLMVGSVVGAVVGIILLATKVLERGQYIPFGPYLALGGLIAVVWGTELWHWYFHGLL, from the coding sequence ATGTCTCACTGGATTGTTTGGCCGAGCGTCTTTATTCTGGGAACGATCATTGGGAGTTTCTTGACGGTATGTGTGCACAGAGTCCCAAAGGGACAATCAGTAGTGGCTCCTCGGTCGGCATGCCCCCATTGCGGCGGTCAGATTTGCTGGTATGACAATGTTCCTCTTTTGAGTTTTATCTGGCTACTGGGAAGGTGTCGAGCTTGCCATGCGGGTATTCCGCGAAGATACCCCATTATTGAGTTGGCAAATGGCTTAGGCTATCTCCTGGTGGTCTGGCGGTTTGGGCTCACGTGGCCCACGATCGTGTATGCGGGGTTGGTGTCGGTGTTCCTTGTGGTGGCTTGGATTGATTGGGACCACAAAATTATTCCGGATGTGATTACATTACCTGGAATTGTGATTGGCTTTTTGTGCGCATCCTTTCTGCTACCGACGGGCTGGGTCAATTCGTTTATCGGTCTGTTGGTGGGAGGGGGGATTTTACTAGCTCTCGCGTGGGTCAGTCCCTTCTTGTTCGGAAAAGAAGGCATTGGAGGTGGTGATATTAAATTTTTGGCCATGGTGGGAGCCTTTTTGGGGTGGCAGCAGGCCATACTTACCCTCATGGTAGGATCAGTGGTCGGCGCGGTTGTCGGGATAATATTGCTGGCCACGAAGGTCCTTGAAAGAGGCCAATACATTCCTTTCGGACCATATCTAGCGCTTGGCGGTCTGATCGCGGTGGTGTGGGGAACGGAATTATGGCACTGGTATTTTCATGGGTTGTTATAA
- a CDS encoding response regulator transcription factor, with amino-acid sequence MTNQLKPDKLDMPPIKRKRPEALTQREQEILQLIWSGLKNKEIAQQLKISVKTVEAHRANMMKKVRVSNAAQLLNAAIQEGLIQIK; translated from the coding sequence ATGACCAACCAACTAAAACCGGATAAATTGGACATGCCACCTATTAAGCGAAAACGCCCAGAGGCCCTGACTCAACGCGAGCAAGAAATCCTGCAACTCATCTGGTCGGGGTTGAAGAATAAAGAGATTGCACAGCAATTAAAAATTAGCGTCAAAACGGTTGAAGCCCACCGGGCCAATATGATGAAGAAGGTTCGGGTTTCTAATGCCGCCCAACTGCTCAATGCCGCAATTCAGGAAGGCCTGATTCAGATAAAATAA
- the rlmB gene encoding 23S rRNA (guanosine(2251)-2'-O)-methyltransferase RlmB has translation MAPHVGSDESPATVYGFHAVLESLHSQSRPVQRIWTLRADGRFLPIVKLARERGISLAVESRERLDRLAGDRHHQGVVAQVSAKEYLEGEELLDLLSLKHIPALLVVLDQIQDPHNLGAIVRSVEAAGGDGIVIPKHRAVGLTGGVAKASAGALEHVSIARVANTGKFLETCQKRDIRTVALVPEGVESYSEVDFTEPVALVFGSEGEGIRPIVLKKCDQLVRIPMFGRMNSLNLSVAVAVTLFEAVRQRN, from the coding sequence ATGGCACCACACGTTGGAAGCGATGAATCCCCGGCAACGGTGTACGGGTTTCATGCGGTTCTAGAATCTCTCCACTCACAGTCTCGGCCCGTCCAACGAATTTGGACTCTTCGGGCTGATGGTCGATTTCTTCCCATTGTGAAATTGGCAAGGGAACGCGGTATTTCCCTGGCTGTCGAATCAAGGGAGCGATTAGATCGCTTAGCTGGCGATCGACATCATCAGGGCGTGGTGGCTCAGGTTTCCGCCAAGGAGTATCTGGAGGGAGAGGAGTTGCTGGACCTACTTTCTCTCAAACATATTCCTGCTTTATTAGTGGTGTTAGACCAAATCCAGGATCCACATAATCTAGGCGCGATTGTCCGTTCGGTAGAGGCGGCTGGTGGAGATGGAATTGTCATCCCCAAGCACCGTGCCGTGGGTCTGACGGGTGGAGTGGCCAAAGCATCGGCTGGGGCTTTAGAGCATGTCTCCATTGCTCGTGTAGCCAATACGGGAAAGTTTCTTGAAACTTGTCAGAAGCGGGACATCAGGACTGTAGCATTAGTCCCGGAAGGAGTTGAATCCTATTCAGAGGTAGACTTCACAGAACCCGTTGCGCTGGTGTTTGGAAGTGAAGGAGAAGGGATCCGGCCGATTGTCCTAAAAAAATGCGATCAACTAGTTAGGATTCCAATGTTTGGAAGGATGAACTCGCTGAATTTGTCAGTTGCCGTAGCAGTGACACTCTTTGAAGCAGTTCGGCAACGGAATTAG